The nucleotide sequence GTATTCCTCCTAGGCCGTTCTTACGTCCGATCATGAATGACAAAAAGCAGGATTATAGTCAGTTAATTTTTCGTGCGGTGAAAGCCTCTATTAAGGGCAATATCACGTTAGATAATGGGTTGACACAAATTGGTGCAACGGTGGCGGGTGATGTGAAAATGGCAATAAAAGCAGTCACAACACCAGCGCTGGAGGAGTCAACGGTCAAAGCAAGAGCGCGTCGCCATAGCAAAGGAAAAGCCACCGATAAGCCGTTAGTCGATACCGGTCAAATGCTTCAAGCCGTGTCAATTGTCGTGGAGGATAAATAATGTTTGGTAACTTAAATCGTATTGCTTCACGTTATATTCCCCAGCAAAAGGTGCTTTGGTTTCGATTTAAAGAACGGGCACCCGATAAACGAGGAAATGACCAAAATTATTATTATGATCCCGTAGAAGTTCGTGGCAGTTGGCAAGCGGTTGATACCCAAGATGTTCAATCAATGGGATTAGATACGAGCCAAGTGTACCGACGCTTATATACCTCTCATGATATTAAAGCTGTGCAACGTGGCACATCCCCTGATTTTCTTGTATTCAATGGTAAGAAGTACGATGTTGTGGGTGATGCAGACTGGTACGAACAAGATGGTTGGAAATCGGTGATCTGTATCGAGGCGGGTGCTTATGACGGATTATGAGGTTGATGTTGCTATTCGCAAACAACTCTTGTTGCAGTTAAAAGCAGTCGATATTGAGATCCCTGTTAAAGCCGGTTTCCAATCTACAAAGCAAGGCCGTGAAGATAACATGGTGATGTTTTTCCCCATCAATGAAAACGGTCACGGTTGGCAGAGCCGAAAATATAATATTCAAGGCAATAAAGCCAATCACCAAGAAAATCAGTTATCCGAAAATACGTACCAAGTTCAAGTGTTCGTGACGCAATTAGGCAATTATACAGCTAAGGATATTACCGCGATTGTCAGAATGATCGCCAATTCATTGCCCTTTGTTGAAGCTCTCCGCAAACAAGGCATTGGCGTTCAGCGGGCAAGCGGTATTCGAACACCTTATTTTCTGAATGACCAGGGCAACTACGAACAAAACCCCTCATTTGATTTCAATGTGACATTTAATCGCACACTTCATCCTGATACAGACGCCGTGAGTGCGTTGTATCCCGATATCTATCGTATTTAAGGAACGTTATGTCTATCAAACAAACTCGCTATGTCGATATCGCGAGTGCGGTGATTGGCGCGTCTGCTGTACCGATGCGTAAGCTCACGGCTCGTATTTTTTCAACTAACCCTAAAATCCCTGCCGGTAAAGTGCTTGAATTTGCCAGTGGCCAAGTGGATGACTTATTGGGTACTGACTCCCCCGAGGCACATTTTGCTCGTCAGTATTTCAGCTATGTCAGTCCTGCACCAGCAAGTAAGCCGAAAGAACTGCAAATTGCCTCTTATGAGCCTGTTGGTCGAGCGCCTACTTTGTTTGGCGAAAAGACAGGAGATTTAGCTGATTTAAAATTAATTAATGACGGTGAACTTAATATCACTATCGGAAAAGTGACAAAAACAATCACAGGAATTGATCTTACTGAAAGTACGTCATACGCGGACGTTGCAACAGCTGTGCAAGCGAAATTAAACGCAGAAAGTGAGCCTCAATTTGCTAGCGCTTATGTCACATTTAATTCACTGGATAGTGCCTTTGTCATTAGCGGTGGCGTACAAGAGCGTGCAGATATTAGTGTGCGTCAATCGGTACTTGCTGATGCAATGAATATTAGCCACAGCACATCATCAGCTGGTAATCCAGCGCAAACCCCGTTACAAGCCTTTATTGCTTCTGAGGCTGTTTCTGACTCTTTTGGTAGTGCAACGTTTTTAACGGAACTCTCATTAGAGCATGCCGTAGAGTTGGCGCAGTACGTGGCAGGTGAAAACGTGAAGTATCAATTGTACTTGTCTGTGACCAATCAAAATGCAGAAGATTTTAGCGGGGCGCTGGTGGGTACGGCTTCAACGGGCTTAAACCTGAAAACAGCGGATAACTTCTTTGTTCAAGCGTTACCTATGGCCATTATGTCCGCCACGGATTATGACCGCACCAATGCGACAACAAACTATATGTATCGTCAATTTGGTGTCACGTTCCCATCGCAAATTACGACCGATATCGATGCCGATCGCTTAGATAAATTACGGGTGAATTATTACGGAGAAACGGCCGTATCGGGTTCGCATATCAGTTTCTATCAACGTGGCTTCTTATGTGGTGGTGTTGCTAACCCATTAGATATGAGCGTCCATGCTAATGAGCAATGGTTAAAAGCCTATATCGCGCAACAGTGGTTCAGTTTGTTGATGTCCACTCGTGGAGTACCAGCTAATAAAGACGGTGAAGCAAGAGCAATGATGGTGATTGCGGGGGCGGTAACCAAGGCGATTAATAACGGCACTATTCTAGCGGGAAAAGCCTTAACTGATGTGCAGAAAATCGCGGTGACAGATGCTTCTGGTGATGATTTAGCATGGCACGATGTACAAAACAAAGGTTATTGGTACAACGCTCAAATTGTCGAAAACACAGGACCCTCTGATTTACCCGAGTACGTGATGAAATACGTATTAATTTACGGTAAGGGCGACTGGGTTCGTAAAGTCGAAGGCTCTCACAACTTAGTGTAAGGAACACAATATGCATGATGTATCAGCAACCGGCTTGAGTATTGTTATTCAAGCACACAAGACCTTTCCCGCCGGTATTCAAATTACCACCTTCGCCGATGATGCCGATCCATTAGATTTACCCGCAGTGGATATCGCGCAAACAGGAATGGATATCAATGGTAATTTGGTTACATGGTCAACGCCAACACCTCAAACGGTCACCATTAACGTCTTAGCGGGCAGTGAAGAAGATGAAAACCTCGCCATCTTACTGGAATCGAATACCGCACGACGTGGACAACGGCATGCGGGGGATATTATCACTCTGGTCGCTTCGTATGGTGATGGCTCAACAACCACGGCACGCAACGGCAAAATCACCAATGGTAGTCGTGGTAGCTCTGTTGCCAGTGCAGGACGACACAAATCCAAAGCGTATACCTTCGTATTTCAAGACTTCGATCGCACTCGCGCACGTTAATTCTAGGCGGTTATTCCGCCTTTTTTATGGATATCAATCATGTTAATTAAACCGAAAGAAATCACGATCACCGATGCTGATCGTGAAGAGCACACCTTTATTATTAGCCGATTACCAGCAACGATTGGACGTGAAATTCTGGCAAAATACCCTTTATCGAATGCGCCTAAAATTGGCGACTATGAAGTCAGCAAAGAAGCTATGTTAAAGATGATGGCGTATGTTGCTGTCGAAAAAGAGGGGCAAGAGATTTATCTGAAGACCAGCACATTAATTGATAACCATGTGCCCGATGGTGAAGCCCTTATTCGTCTAGAACTGGAAATGTTGAAGTATAACACCAGTTTTTTCGGCAAAGACGGGAGCCAAGGTTTCCTCCAATTCCTGCTCAACAAAATCACCGGTTCACTCCCGTCGATTATAAAAACGCTGATGGCTTCTTTGCCGTCATTATCTCAGCCGGTTTTGCCACACTCACCGAACTCAAAACGTCAATAGATTTAGAAGAGGCGTTTGACCTGTGGGAAATTGCTATTACTAATCGTTATAACGAAGCGCTGGCTTCATCGAAAGGATAAATCATATGGCCTTGCTAGATACATTTGTTCAGGTATTTGAATTTGATACCCGCCAAGCCGATGATGCGTTTAATCGAGTGAGCAAATCGACTGATGACATTATCGCTGAGATGAAAAAGGCGCAACAATCGGCAACTATCGGTGCGGATGGATTTACGCAATTTATTCAAAATCTATCCACACAATTGACAGCGCTATCATCAAATTCAGTTGATATTCATGTTAATGGTGATGCATCCAATGCCTCTGATGCCATCATTTCAGAAATTAAACGGATCACTGAAGAAGCGGAGGGGAATTCTGAAGACATTGATAATATTGTTCAAAATATTATTGATAGTTTAGGTAATGTATCCAACGAACATACTGAGATAAATATTGATAGTGATACTGCTCAAGCTGAGTTAAGCGCATACATAGAGAAAATGAAAGATTATCTTGAGTATGCGAAGTTACTTTTACAGTCTAATGCTCTCTCATCAGAAAGTAATAAAAAATTATCGGAAGGCATTGTATTACTCGAACGTAATATTCAGAGAGCTGAACAGTCAATCAATGATCAAATTGCCACGAATAATTCGGCATCTAGAGAAACAGAACGACTGACGAGGCGAAATAATGAATTAGCTGAGTCTGCCGATGAGGTTGCGGATAATTATGGTAAGGCCACCTCGTCGTTAGCTGGTTTTCTCGGTCGAATGGCAGGGATGGTTGGGATTGGTTTAACGGTAGGGGGTATTGCGTCATTTATTCAAACAACAGCAGAAGAAGTGAATACGCTTTCTCAATCCGCAGAAGCCTTAGAACTTCCTGTTGAAGATGTTGATGCTTTTGGCAAAGTCATAACCTCAATGGGAGGAGATGCTCAAGGCGCCCGTGATTCATTGATGGATATGTCTGAAAGTATCGGTGAAGCATTACAAGATACTTCATCAGGGAAAGCAGATGTTTTCAAAAGTTTAAATATCTCATTAAAAGATATGAAAGGCGAATCTATTGGCGCAATGGAGGGCATATATCGCTTGTCTGATGCTGTACAAGGGATGAGTAAAGAAGAAGCTATATTTCGAATTAAAGAAGTGGGAATAACAGACAATAAAATTGTTGAATCCATTCTTAAAGGGCGAAAAGAACTCGAGGAGTTGACTAAAAAGCAAAAGGAGAATGGCGTTGTTACAAAGGAACTTGCATTACAATCCCAAAAATATAAGGAAGTGACTGGAGGATTAAAAACCGTATTCAGTAGTGTCATGATGAGTATTATGAATAGTGCGTTACCAGCGTTAACTAAAGTCCTTTCTTGGGTGCAAACCTTTGTCAAATTTTGCCAAGAAAACAAAAACATTGTAGTAGGCTTCTTTACTGCTGTTGCAACTATTTTGATGGGGAAATACATACATGCCATGAAGTTGGCCAGTATTAGCACATGGACAACACTTTTCCCTATTATTGCCATCATCGCCGTTATTGCACTATTAGCGGCAGCTTTTGCAATTGTTTATGACGACATTATGAATTTCATTGACGGCAATGATTCAATGATAGGTCGTATTCTTGAAAAATATCCACGATTAAAAATAGTTATTCTTGCATTATGGGAAACATTCAAAAAACTGTTTGAATATCTAAAGGTTATCGTTGGGGTTGTGGCGGATATTGTTGTCGCTGGTTGGAATTTAATGGCATCAGGCTTAAAAGCTTATGTTAAGTTTCTTATCAATTGTATTTCAGTCATTGCAGGATGGGGGAAGTCATTTGCAGGTGTTTTTACTACGGTGACTGATGCAATAGTCGATGCATTCAATTGGATGTGGAAGCAGGTTGAAAAAATATTAGGTTGGGTAACTAAGGGGATTGATAGCGTAAAAGGTGTTTGGGAATCGGCTAAAAACTTGTTTAGCAGTGACGATGATGACGAAGTCACTGTAACTCAAAAAGTAGAAAGAAAGCTAACTGATGATGGAAAACTGGAATATACCATTCCTGAAGATAATCAGGGGTCAGAACAATTTTCAACGAGACAATCTATTGCTCAAGCCAATGCACAGTTAGATGCGATTGCCAATAATGCGATGAACCCTATAACGAGCCAAGCCATCAGTAATCGAACCAGTGTGAAGAATGAAAGTAACGTAAGCATTGGAGAAATTAAGGTTGAAACTCAAGCCACAGATGCGCAGGGTATGGCATCGGGCGTAAAGGATGCATTGCAAGATCAACTAGCCGATTTCAATCAGCAAAACTCAACGGGAGTAGCAAAATGATAACAGAGGTCAAAATATTTGATTTAGAGTCGTTTTCTACACTGTTTGATAGTGTGAGTCCTATTCAAATTAATGTGAGAGATGAGCATAAAGCGACACAATTTCAAGTTGAAAGTGGTGAAACACGTAGTGATCATGTGATTATTAATCCCATCGAAATTGGCATGGATTTAGTGCTAACAGGGGAAATAAAAAATATTTTCTCATCGATGCAACAAGTTTTTGATGAACACAAACTTGTTGGTATTCAAACCCGAGTAAAAACCTATCAGCCGATGTTATTGACGGGTTTTAATCATGATGAAATCCCCGACATGATAGATGCGATAAAACTATCGCTACGGTTTATTGAGTGGCAAACTGTTGAGCCTGAATACGGAGATTTACCGCCTCGATCTACACAAAAGCCTGCTCAGTCATCAACCGTAAATCGGGGAAATGTGCAAACAAAAGAAGCCGATACTGAGACTAAAAAGAAAGGTTCAGTCGCAACACGTATCGCAGATGGTGATTGGAGCTTCTAATGAAAGTCATACCCTTAAAAGCCATTCCTAATCAACGCTTATCTGTCAATTTAGACGGTGCTAATTGGACGCTAACAATAAAAGCCGGTCGCCATGCGATGTATCTCGACATCGAGCGTGAAAGTGAGGTTATCGCAGTAGGTATGCGTGCGGTGGCAAACACACCTATTATTCCTTATCGCTATCTGACTGATGGCACGAATTTAGCATTTATAACAGAAAATGATGATCTGCCCTGGTATGAATCATTTGATAGAACTCAATCATTAATTATTTGGAGTGATGATGGACTTACGACGAATACGGGTGGGGATTGAAGTTGCAGAACGACTGCAGTGGTATGAAGGATTACGAATTAAAGCTAACGGCACCAAGTACGCAAACCCCTTACAAAATGAATGCACAATTAGTATTGATGGATTAAACGTCCACACTAGAGATTACCTTCTCACTGAAACCAGCCCTTATCATAAAAGTAAACAAACTCGTCGTCTTTACCTTGAGGTAGGGCGCATTAATACGGGATTATTTCGTATCTTTACCGGTGATATTGTCAGTGCAGAAATTGCCTCACCTCCCGATGTAACGCTAACCATTAAGGCTAAAACTAATAACGCCAGCTCAGGTGATATTGTTTCTTCCAGTGGTGGCGTTATGCAGAAAATGAGCGAGATCGCTTCGGCTGTGGCGAAGGATTGCAAGGTTAGATTGGACTTTCAAGCTACCGATAAAAATATTGCCAATTGGTATTTTTGCGGTTCAGCATTACAGCAAGTACAACGACTGCAGGAAGCAGGAAACGTTAAAGCCTTTATTGATGATGATACGTTGTTTGTAAAAGATGATAACCAAGCCTTAAAAGGTCGTCTGCGCATTCTCAGCATGAAATCAGGCATGGTGGGTATACCTAAAGCCACCGAAAAAGGATTATCTGTCACTTATTTGATTGATGGTGCCTCAGAACTAGGAGGGATGCTACGGCTCGATAGTAAATTTAATTCTGCACTTAATGGCGACTATATCATTGAACAACTGAAATTTGATGTTGCGTCACATGATGATCCTTTCTTTTATCAGGCTACCTGTAAACGAGCATAACCATGAATAAACCCAATACTGATATTGCCAGTGATGGTTCGCTGGCTGGTGCGCTCTCGTCTGCATTTCGTAACTTGATGATGAATACAGAGGACATGCTCCCTGCAACAGTGGTCAGTTATGACGATAAAACCAATCGTGCTGTTATCAAACCACTGGTGATGATGGTAACAACGGAAGGGGGAACGGTCGGGCGTGCACCATTGGCCAACATTCCCGTTTTTAGATTTGGGGGTGGCGGTTTCTTTATTCGCGCACCGATTAAACCGGGTGATTTTGGTTGGATAAAAGCCAACGACAGAGATATTAGCCTGATATTTCAGCGTGGAGGATTGGAGGATCAACCTAATACCGCACGCCTCCATTCATTTAGTGACGCAATGTTTTTCCCTGACACTATCAAAGGATGGGCGATTGATGGAAAGAACATTGATGCCTTGGTGATCCAATCAATGGATGGTTCAGTTTGTTTCTCTCTGCATAACGATAAAGTGGTGCTGGAAACCCCTAAGTATGAAGTCAATGCCCCTGAAACGATATTTACTGGCAACGTCACAGTGAACGGTAATTACGCGGTAAATGGTAATAGTGATTCTCAAGGGGGAACCATGCGACATAACGGAAAAGATATCGGTTCTACGCATCAACATAGCGGTGTTGAGACCGGTCATGGAAATACAGGAGCGCCTTTGTGAGAACATTTTCAATTGATAAAAATAATGATCTTTTTATTGGCCCTGATGGAAATCTACAATTCAGCGAAAAAGATGAAGCGGTTAAAAACCTTTGTCAGCATTTTGCAAAAGCGGTTCGTGGTGAAATGTTACATAAAAAAGATAAAGGTATTCCGTTCTGGCCAACAACCTTTGGTCGCCAAACTGATATCCCGATGTTTGAAACTGCGTTTAGACAACGTATGAGCGAAATTGCAGAGGTGGTTGAAGTGACTCATTTTAGCGCCATAGTGGAAAACGGTGAATTGAAGTACCAAGCGACAATTCGCACGATATACGGAGGGTTTACATTGAATGGCTGATTATCGTTATATTAATAATAAAGGCGTTATTCTTCCCGACACGGTCACAATACGTGATGAAGTTGAAAGTGAGTTTCGTGCGGTGTTTGGTCAATCGATTAATCTTGCCCCTGAAACACCACAAGGGGCATTGGCTACGATGGAAGTTGAAAATCGTGATGCAATGGTGAGAAACAATGCCGAGTTAGCAAATCAAATCAATCCCGATATTGCTGGTGGTGTTTTTCTTGATGCAATATGGGCGCTAATGGGTGGCCAACGCATTAATGCCACTCACTCTTATCTTTCCAGCGTTGAATTTAGTGGCGTACCCGGCACCATTATTCCTAAAGGCTCATTAGCGTCTAGTGTTGCTGGTGCCATGTTCGAAACAGTTTCTACCTTGATTATTAATAATACTGGCAAAGCAACAGGGGATATGAGGGCGGTTGAATATGGTCCTGTTGAATGCGGTGCCGGCCAACTTAATTCTGTGGCTAGCTCGGTATTAGGTTGGGAGAAAGTCAATAATCCCACTCATGCGGTTGTTGGCCGTTATGCTGAATCTGATATCAAAGCAAGGCGACGACGTAAGCAAACACTGGCTAAAAATACCGTCAGTGTCGCGGAAGCGATCACGTCTTCATTGTATGAATTAGAGGGCGTTAACTCACTTTCTTTTCGAGAGAACTACACCGATGCGGTGCTCACTATTGATGGAATTTCTCTGTTGCCTCACAGCATTTACGTTTGTGTTGAAGGGGGCGACAGTAATGAAATTGCTAAATCATTGCTGAGAACAAAAACTATTGGATCGGCTTTTAATGGTGAGATTGAAATTGGTGTTGTAGAGCCGGTGAGTGAACAAGAATACAAAGTGAAATTTTCACGGCCTAAAGAGGTCACCATTTTTTGTCGAGTGACAGTTAAAAAATCAGCCGTTGATGCGCAAACTATCATCCCTAGTGCTATTGAACAATGGACGCGTGGAGAGCTGGACGGCGATAACGGTTTGATTGTTGGACGTGAAGTATCGCCTTTTGAGATAGCTTCAGCAGTAAATACTGTTGAGCCTCGCTTATTTGTCACTAAAGTTGAATTGTCATTGGACGGGAAAGTATGGAATGTAGCGTTAATTCCGATTGCCATTAATCAAATAGCACGCTTGCAACGGGGTGCTGTGCAAGTGGTGATTGTATGAACGTTCAACAATTTGAGTTTCATTCAGACCTATTAAAAGCGATCCTCTGGCAGTATGAAGATGCCGAGAATTTAAAGAAACTCGCCCATTTTAAAGCCTCTCATTTTGAAAAGTCGATGGTGTTATTTTGGCAAAATTGGTACCGAGATGTGTTTAATATCGATACAGCAAATGACTTCGGGTTGTCGATTTGGTCACGTATTCTGGATATACCGTTAGGTATTGATATTCCACCGAGCGACAAAAATAAAGTCGGGTTTGGTTTTGGCAAAAAGAAAGCCAATTTTAAATCTAACTTCCGACGTAATGCGGATTACACCTTGTCACTGACTGTTGATCAAAAACGCATGTTAGTACGAATGCGCTATTTTAATCTGACACAAAGCCCCACGGTCACCAATATTAATGAATTTTTAAAACGTTTCTTTTGGCGTGATGACAGCAAAGTTTTTGTCCTTGATCCGCTGGACATGACTTATATGTATTACGTCTTTAACTTCAACCCTGACGAACGTCTACGTGTTCTTCTCGAAAACTTCGACTTAATGCCACGCCCTTCGGGTGTTGGCGTCAAATATCGCATTGTGACCAAAAAAGCGTTTGGCGTTGGTCAGCATCGTAAAAACTTCTTAGGCAGTAACTTCGGAGCATAATTTCTATGACAACTATTTTTAAAACTCCCTTTGCAACACAAGGGGATAAGGCTTCTATACCCGTAGAAATCCAACCAGACGGCTCAGTGTCTTATACGCAAGGCTATGGTTACGACTATGAACGTGACCAGGTGACAGATCCTGCTGCGAAAGATATTGAACGTGAAAAAATGAACGGGATATTTCACGATATCACGGAAGCGATTGGCGAAATTCAATCTTTTGGTTTTCCAAAATGGGATGAAGCTGGTAAGCCGTATGCGATACGCGCTATTGTGTACCATAAAAATAAAGTCTGGCAGTCTAAAGTTGAGAATAACAATATTGAGCCGGTTGCCGGTAATGCATGGGCAGAGTTGAAAGCTGATGCCACAGCAGGTGATGTAGGCGCTTATTCTAAAACAGAATCAGATCAACGTTTTCAACCGTTAGGTAACTACGCGCCATCCGGTTACAGCTACTCAAAGGCAGAAACTGACACCAAGTATCAGCCAAAAGGGAATTATGCTCCTGCGGGGAATTATGCCAATAAAGGGGATAGTTACACAAAAGCTGAAAGTGATGGACGATATCAAGCGAAAGGTAGTTACCAACCATCAGGCGATTACGCGACAAATTCAGCGTTAAATAGTGGGCTTAATAATAAGTTTGATAAGAGTAATGTAGCTCAAGGTACGGGAACATCAACGGTTCATGTGATGAGCCAGAAAGCCTCTACGGATGCTTTTCAGCCTAAAGGAAGTTATCAACCTTCAGGCAATTATGCATTAGCTGGTACTTCATATACGAAGACCGAATCGGATGGTCGATATCAAGCTAAAGGGAGCTATGCGACAGCTGGAAGTAGCTATACAAAAGCAGAAAGTGATGGACGTTATCAAAGCAAAGGGAATTACCAACCAGCGGGTAATTATGCATTAGTAGGAGCATCTTATACTAAGGCGGAGTCTGACAGTAAATATCAACCAAAAGGGAGCTATCAAGCATCCGGTTACAGTTATTCAAAAGCAGAAACTGATAATAAATATCAGCCAAAAGGAAGCTATGCAACAGCTGGAAGTAGCTACACAAAAGCTGAGAGCGATAGTCGGTATTCTAAGCCTACTCGCAATAGCATGCAAAAATTTAGCTGGTCTAATAATGGTGCATCACCAATCAATTTCGGACGTAATTGCTCAGGTAAATTATGTATTGTTGAGTTTAATGATGGAGGGAATATGGTTAAAGCAACACCTTTTATTATACCTCAAGATACAATAAGTTGGATGCATGTAGTGGTTGGTGGAGCAGGTGAATTAAGATTTAATATTAGCCCAACAAAGATAGAAAAAGTTCAAACTTGGTATCATGATGTTGTAGCTGTTTATGTAGAACAGTGATTAACATAGACACCATTATTTGTAATATGATGGTGTCTACAGTGTTATTTTATATTTGATATTATTATTTTATTTTCTTTCTTTGTATAACAAACACAATTATCTGGAATATCTTTATTAATAAAAGACATGGCACCAATAATAACGTTATTTCCAATAGTTAAATTATCTCCAATAATGCAAGAGTTAGCACCAATTTCAACATTATCACCAATTTTTATAAATTGTTTTTCTGATGTTTTATTATGAATTCTAGAGCCAGATGTTCCTATGGTTGTGTTTTGGCGTATGTGAAAATTAGCGCCAATAATGGATATCCTATTTATAACAATACCAATGAGGTGAGGGCTGGTAAATCCGGGTGCAATCTTTGTGCCTAATTCAATATCTGCTCCATATTTACTGGTTAGCTTATGGTTTATATATTCGGAGAAACGTTTCATTCTTAGGTTTTTTTTATGGTAAAAATAATTGGCTATTCTCCACCAAAAAATGAAGCGACGATCAGGGTAGCTATAAGCTCTTAGTAAAGTTCTTCTCCATGAAAATTTTTTATTATTAGAGTTTATTACTTCAACATATAAACAGTGTTTTAAATATTCATAACTAGCGTAATCGTAACTATCCATTGCTGTATTCCAAAATAAATCTTTATATAAATTAATTGTATTTAACTGAGTATTTATGTTTTTAAGAGTTATGTACAGTATTTTTACTATATAAAAATCGCTCCAATTGCTCAAGCAAATCCCTTGCCACATCCTTTGTCATATAGGTTCTCATTGGCTCCCGTCTAACGTTCTTCATTTCAAACGTATTCTCATCAAACCTTGGATCAGAAAAGATAATGTCCATAAACAGATAACCATAAGGGGTGTCTGCAGATAAGCGAGCTTCTTCTAATTGAGCAATATATTCAGCATTATTGATTTCGAGTTTAATCATGGTATCACCTATTTTACTGTATTTTTATACAGTAATTTATATAAGGTAACGAATAGAATAGCAAGGAGAAAAGGGCAATTTTATGAGCTAAAGAAAGGGGGATTTTGAGAGATGATTTGTCGTCGTTTTACCCCAGTTTTACCCCTATTTTACCCCGCACAAATTTCAGACATAAAAAAACCAACCATAAGCGGTTGGTTTTTCTAAGGAATTTTGGTCGGCATGATAGGATTTGAACCTACGACCCCTGACACCCCATGACAGTGCGCTACCAGGCTGCGCTACATGCCGTTTGTGCTCTGTATATTACTGTTTTTGACTGCTAAAGCAACCCTTTGCTAATTAAGTGACGTAATTTTATACGTCACTTAATAGTGCTAGCGTTCAATAAAACGCTTCTGCTCAGCCAGAACTTGCAGTAATAATTTTAAATCAGGTTTTGCAGAGCTGATCTCTTGTCCTGATTTATCAAATAAAGCATACCGGCCATTCTTATCTATCAACAAAGTATTATCTTGTAAAAAGACGACAAATGCTTCTTCATCACCTGTAAAAATCCATGGATGATTACGGGTGCTTGCGAATAAATCTTCACCTTGTGAATAGTTATCAGCTGGACTTATGACATGTAAAACATGCTGCATCAAGGTTGTCATAATATCTTGATGGCTTGTCATTCGATCAATAACCTGTGGCGTCATATTTGGCCAATGTATCATCAATGGCACTTGTGACTGGCTTAAATTAAAGGTGGTCTTATTTGAAAGCC is from Proteus columbae and encodes:
- a CDS encoding phage collar protein yields the protein MFGNLNRIASRYIPQQKVLWFRFKERAPDKRGNDQNYYYDPVEVRGSWQAVDTQDVQSMGLDTSQVYRRLYTSHDIKAVQRGTSPDFLVFNGKKYDVVGDADWYEQDGWKSVICIEAGAYDGL
- a CDS encoding phage gateway protein produces the protein MTDYEVDVAIRKQLLLQLKAVDIEIPVKAGFQSTKQGREDNMVMFFPINENGHGWQSRKYNIQGNKANHQENQLSENTYQVQVFVTQLGNYTAKDITAIVRMIANSLPFVEALRKQGIGVQRASGIRTPYFLNDQGNYEQNPSFDFNVTFNRTLHPDTDAVSALYPDIYRI
- a CDS encoding DUF3383 domain-containing protein, with amino-acid sequence MSIKQTRYVDIASAVIGASAVPMRKLTARIFSTNPKIPAGKVLEFASGQVDDLLGTDSPEAHFARQYFSYVSPAPASKPKELQIASYEPVGRAPTLFGEKTGDLADLKLINDGELNITIGKVTKTITGIDLTESTSYADVATAVQAKLNAESEPQFASAYVTFNSLDSAFVISGGVQERADISVRQSVLADAMNISHSTSSAGNPAQTPLQAFIASEAVSDSFGSATFLTELSLEHAVELAQYVAGENVKYQLYLSVTNQNAEDFSGALVGTASTGLNLKTADNFFVQALPMAIMSATDYDRTNATTNYMYRQFGVTFPSQITTDIDADRLDKLRVNYYGETAVSGSHISFYQRGFLCGGVANPLDMSVHANEQWLKAYIAQQWFSLLMSTRGVPANKDGEARAMMVIAGAVTKAINNGTILAGKALTDVQKIAVTDASGDDLAWHDVQNKGYWYNAQIVENTGPSDLPEYVMKYVLIYGKGDWVRKVEGSHNLV
- a CDS encoding phage tail fiber protein produces the protein MHDVSATGLSIVIQAHKTFPAGIQITTFADDADPLDLPAVDIAQTGMDINGNLVTWSTPTPQTVTINVLAGSEEDENLAILLESNTARRGQRHAGDIITLVASYGDGSTTTARNGKITNGSRGSSVASAGRHKSKAYTFVFQDFDRTRAR
- a CDS encoding phage baseplate protein, whose amino-acid sequence is MITEVKIFDLESFSTLFDSVSPIQINVRDEHKATQFQVESGETRSDHVIINPIEIGMDLVLTGEIKNIFSSMQQVFDEHKLVGIQTRVKTYQPMLLTGFNHDEIPDMIDAIKLSLRFIEWQTVEPEYGDLPPRSTQKPAQSSTVNRGNVQTKEADTETKKKGSVATRIADGDWSF
- a CDS encoding phage baseplate plug family protein, translated to MKVIPLKAIPNQRLSVNLDGANWTLTIKAGRHAMYLDIERESEVIAVGMRAVANTPIIPYRYLTDGTNLAFITENDDLPWYESFDRTQSLIIWSDDGLTTNTGGD
- a CDS encoding baseplate hub protein: MMDLRRIRVGIEVAERLQWYEGLRIKANGTKYANPLQNECTISIDGLNVHTRDYLLTETSPYHKSKQTRRLYLEVGRINTGLFRIFTGDIVSAEIASPPDVTLTIKAKTNNASSGDIVSSSGGVMQKMSEIASAVAKDCKVRLDFQATDKNIANWYFCGSALQQVQRLQEAGNVKAFIDDDTLFVKDDNQALKGRLRILSMKSGMVGIPKATEKGLSVTYLIDGASELGGMLRLDSKFNSALNGDYIIEQLKFDVASHDDPFFYQATCKRA
- a CDS encoding Gp138 family membrane-puncturing spike protein; this encodes MNKPNTDIASDGSLAGALSSAFRNLMMNTEDMLPATVVSYDDKTNRAVIKPLVMMVTTEGGTVGRAPLANIPVFRFGGGGFFIRAPIKPGDFGWIKANDRDISLIFQRGGLEDQPNTARLHSFSDAMFFPDTIKGWAIDGKNIDALVIQSMDGSVCFSLHNDKVVLETPKYEVNAPETIFTGNVTVNGNYAVNGNSDSQGGTMRHNGKDIGSTHQHSGVETGHGNTGAPL